In the genome of Streptomyces collinus, one region contains:
- a CDS encoding IclR family transcriptional regulator, with amino-acid sequence MARNIQSLERAAAMLRLLAGGERRLGLSDIASSLGLAKGTAHGILRTLQQEGFVEQDDASGRYQLGAELLRLGTTYLDVHELRARALVWADDLARSSGESVYLGVLHQQGVLIVHHVFRPDDSRQVLEIGAMQPLHSTALGKVLSAYDPVAHSEALEADRKAFTDRTVCEPEDFEHLLDVTRARGYAADVEETWEGVASLAAPIHDRRRMPVGAVGITGAVERLCRSDDEGALRPELIAAVRDCARAVSRDLGAGRF; translated from the coding sequence ATGGCACGGAACATCCAGTCGCTCGAACGGGCGGCCGCGATGCTGCGGCTGCTCGCGGGCGGCGAGCGGCGGCTCGGCCTGTCGGACATCGCCTCGTCGCTGGGCCTGGCCAAGGGCACTGCCCACGGCATCCTGCGCACCCTCCAGCAGGAGGGCTTCGTGGAGCAGGACGACGCCTCCGGCCGCTACCAGCTGGGCGCCGAACTGCTGCGCCTGGGCACCACCTACCTCGACGTGCACGAACTGCGGGCGCGCGCCCTGGTCTGGGCCGACGACCTGGCCCGCTCCAGCGGCGAGAGCGTCTACCTGGGTGTCCTGCACCAGCAGGGCGTACTGATCGTGCACCACGTCTTCCGGCCCGACGACAGCCGGCAGGTCCTGGAGATCGGGGCCATGCAGCCGCTGCACTCCACCGCCCTGGGCAAGGTGCTGTCCGCCTACGACCCGGTGGCCCACAGCGAGGCCCTGGAGGCCGACCGCAAGGCGTTCACCGATCGGACGGTGTGCGAGCCGGAGGACTTCGAGCACCTCCTGGACGTGACCCGCGCGCGCGGGTACGCGGCCGACGTGGAGGAGACCTGGGAGGGCGTCGCCTCCCTCGCCGCACCCATCCACGACCGGCGGCGCATGCCGGTCGGCGCGGTCGGCATCACCGGCGCCGTGGAGCGGCTGTGCCGGTCCGACGACGAGGGAGCCCTGCGCCCCGAGCTGATCGCGGCGGTACGGGACTGCGCCCGTGCGGTGTCACGGGATCTGGGCGCCGGGCGGTTCTGA
- a CDS encoding MIP/aquaporin family protein encodes MSSSDIFIGETIGTAILILLGGGVCAAVTLKASKARNAGWLAITFGWGFAVLTAVYTSAPLSGAHLNPAVTLAIAIKDGDWKNVPVYFAGQILGAMIGAALVWVAYYGQFHAHLTDREIVGGPGAQDTVAKAVEAQEKGAGPVLGVFSTGPEVRVAWQNIATEVIGTIVLVLAVLTQGLNDKGNGLGNLGALITALVVVSIGLSLGGPTGYAINPARDLGPRIVHALLPLPNKGGSDWGYAWVPVVAPLIGGAIAAGIYNVAFA; translated from the coding sequence GTGTCCAGCTCCGACATCTTCATCGGCGAGACCATCGGTACCGCCATACTCATCCTCCTCGGCGGCGGCGTCTGTGCCGCCGTCACGCTGAAGGCCTCCAAGGCTCGTAACGCCGGCTGGCTCGCCATCACCTTCGGGTGGGGCTTCGCGGTGCTCACGGCGGTCTACACCTCGGCGCCGCTGTCCGGCGCCCATCTGAACCCGGCCGTGACGCTGGCCATCGCCATCAAGGACGGCGACTGGAAGAACGTCCCGGTCTACTTCGCCGGACAGATCCTCGGCGCCATGATCGGTGCCGCTCTGGTCTGGGTCGCTTACTACGGTCAGTTCCACGCGCACCTCACCGACCGCGAGATCGTCGGCGGCCCTGGTGCGCAGGACACGGTGGCCAAGGCCGTCGAGGCCCAGGAGAAGGGCGCCGGCCCCGTGCTGGGCGTCTTCTCCACCGGCCCCGAGGTCCGTGTCGCCTGGCAGAACATCGCGACGGAGGTCATCGGCACCATCGTGCTGGTGCTGGCCGTGCTCACCCAGGGCCTGAACGACAAGGGCAACGGCCTGGGCAACCTGGGCGCCCTGATCACCGCGCTCGTCGTGGTCTCCATCGGTCTGTCCCTCGGCGGCCCGACGGGGTACGCGATCAACCCGGCCCGCGACCTCGGTCCGCGCATCGTGCACGCCCTGCTGCCGCTCCCCAACAAGGGTGGCTCCGACTGGGGCTACGCCTGGGTCCCCGTGGTGGCTCCGCTGATCGGCGGCG